A genomic window from Pyxicephalus adspersus chromosome 2, UCB_Pads_2.0, whole genome shotgun sequence includes:
- the LOC140322007 gene encoding olfactory receptor 1468-like codes for MTRYNYLLFTLVLILYIVTICGNFMIIMLVYYSKTLHSPMYFFLSQLSISDIILITDIAPNMLNIILHERTPISFPGCITQFYIFGSIEGFECFLLTVMSYDRYVAICSPLHYVSIMKPTLCNQLVYVSWLLNCFMIFILTLDICQLEFCGSNIIDYFYCDFNLLMELSCSDTFRVQMEATLLCFPVIVLPFLVIVVSYTCIILTTLKIPSFSGRLKSFSTCSSHLTVVFIFYGTLIIMYLIPKGEQSQTISKMMSMLYTVLTPFLNPFIYSLRNKQIKDILKNIV; via the coding sequence ATGACCAGGTACAATTATCTGCTTTTCACCTTGGTCCTTATATTATACATTGTGACAATATGTGGAAACTTCATGATCATCATGCTGGTATATTACAGTAAGACCCTCCactctcccatgtacttcttcctctcccaactCTCCATATCTGACATCATACTGATCACTGACATTGCTCCtaacatgttaaatattattctacatGAGCGGACCCCCATATCATTTCCTGGCTGCATCACTCAGTTTTATATCTTTGGTTCAATAGAAGGTTTTGAATGTTTCCTCCTGACAGTGATGTCCTATGACCGCTATGTAGCCATCTGCTCCCCTCTCCATTATGTCTCCATTATGAAACCAACTCTTTGCAATCAATTAGTTTATGTATCCTGGTTGCTAAATTGCTTTATGATATTCATTTTAACACTTGACATATGTCAACTTGAATTCTGCGGCTCAAATATTATTGACTATTTTTACTGTGATTTCAATCTTCTGATGGAACTTTCTTGTTCAGATACATTCAGAGTTCAAATGGAAGCCACGTTGTTATGCTTTCCGGTGATAGTATTACCCTTCCTTGTGATTGTGGTTTCATATACTTGTATCATTTTAACCACGTTAAAGATTCCCTCCTTTTCTGGGAGACTGAAATCATTTTCCACTTGTAGCTCCCATCTCAcagttgtctttatattttatggaacCCTAATTATAATGTATCTAATTCCAAAAGGAGAACAGTCACAAACGATCAGTAAGATGATGTCAATGTTGTACACGGTTTTAACTCCCTTTTTAAACCCTTTCATATATAGCTTGAGGAATAAGCAGATaaaggatattttaaaaaatattgtatag